In Paraflavitalea devenefica, the following are encoded in one genomic region:
- a CDS encoding efflux RND transporter periplasmic adaptor subunit, producing MKYNNKINVFFQWSAILLAAVLIMSCGGGDKAPEKVSTADSAHQEEELEVELTPEQVLTAGLETGKVEYRTLSGTIKVNGTLDVPPQQLVSISAPMGGFLKSSELLQGKHVNKGQIIATLQDPAYIQLQQDYLEAVSQQEYLKAEYERQEELSREEINARKTLQQAKANYQSMQAKAAGLRAKLKLVNINPDQLEKGDIQSTINLYAPISGYVTEVNVNLGKYVNPTDVMFEIVDTEHLHAELTVFEKDVPLLKVGQKVRFILANETAERMATVYLVGREIGTDRTVRVHCHLDKEDKNLLPGMYLTAFVETKNINLPAVPEQAIVNYEGTDYIFIAEEGNKEEHHYKAIPVKTGVKELGYVEVLLPKDFNIDHTKVIIKGAYDLLGKLKNSESEGGHAH from the coding sequence ATGAAGTACAACAATAAAATAAACGTCTTCTTCCAATGGTCCGCTATCCTGCTCGCTGCCGTTCTCATTATGTCATGCGGTGGTGGAGATAAAGCGCCGGAAAAAGTAAGTACAGCAGATTCTGCCCATCAGGAGGAAGAGCTGGAAGTGGAACTAACGCCCGAGCAGGTATTGACTGCCGGTCTTGAAACCGGTAAGGTGGAATACCGTACCCTGAGTGGCACCATAAAAGTAAATGGCACACTGGATGTGCCGCCGCAGCAACTGGTGAGCATATCGGCTCCGATGGGTGGTTTCCTGAAATCTTCAGAGCTGCTGCAGGGCAAGCATGTTAATAAAGGCCAGATCATTGCTACCCTGCAGGACCCTGCCTATATCCAATTGCAACAGGATTATCTCGAAGCGGTAAGTCAGCAGGAATACCTCAAAGCTGAATATGAGCGGCAGGAAGAGCTCTCCAGGGAGGAGATCAATGCCCGTAAAACCCTGCAGCAGGCAAAGGCCAACTATCAATCCATGCAGGCCAAAGCGGCTGGATTGAGAGCAAAACTGAAACTGGTAAACATAAATCCCGATCAACTGGAAAAGGGCGATATTCAAAGCACTATCAATTTGTATGCGCCTATCTCCGGTTATGTGACAGAAGTAAACGTAAACCTGGGCAAGTATGTAAACCCAACAGATGTCATGTTTGAGATAGTGGATACAGAACACCTGCATGCTGAATTGACGGTCTTTGAAAAAGATGTGCCGCTGCTGAAGGTGGGACAGAAAGTCCGTTTCATCCTGGCCAATGAAACAGCAGAGCGCATGGCCACTGTGTACCTGGTGGGGCGTGAGATCGGTACCGACCGCACCGTGCGCGTGCATTGCCACCTGGACAAGGAAGATAAGAACCTGTTGCCTGGTATGTACCTCACCGCTTTTGTAGAAACAAAGAACATCAACCTGCCGGCTGTTCCGGAACAGGCCATTGTAAATTATGAAGGGACCGACTATATTTTTATTGCTGAAGAAGGTAATAAAGAAGAGCATCATTACAAGGCCATACCGGTGAAAACAGGCGTGAAGGAATTGGGGTATGTGGAAGTGTTACTACCGAAAGATTTCAATATAGATCATACCAAAGTAATTATAAAAGGCGCTTATGATCTGCTGGGTAAGCTGAAGAACAGCGAAAGCGAAGGAGGACACGCACATTAA
- a CDS encoding DUF6055 domain-containing protein has protein sequence MRKMLLTTVCMLFTICLLAQKTVYIPTEFSSSPLNTWSWSKSYQSANFVVFWGNIVGTNPANYSDPNLRFNPQSICDTLEKIYVKFVTQLQFCSDAPTKNLGKYKIIIVMNDTWGSGGPAGWAFGGTYGNTIGAMWVHPNAARDGAVTSHELTHALQGMIKIQENTVGGGYTGWEPAGFFWEAHANYMRTQMYPRFAGDDFPRWWGTQHFHLSSTRHHYGTFKWLYRIQDVEGITMVNRLWKESVANEHPVITYRRLKGWNQAQLNDFMYDYAKREVAYDYTSNNFGAIMRAEYNRIKTQEPHYVWRRHTILKQINASTGRYIVPDAFAPQDYGYNIIPLHTTCSNRNVTVKFKGHTEVNSTAGWRYGFVALNSSGTVSRYSTLSSANESQVSFQMNAGETELYFVVVGAPTTHTSYVWEPGWPKIKRYPYELRIANAVPEGYQSNFRSAYKTNGHTHPNGGGWVANSVTIASTAYVGPNAIVLGSSNISGNARIEGTAWVQNATVQNNVIIRDNANVWGGNYSGSTVISENAIMNNCTVSGTVQAKGNAMEWGATFGNSVIVGGDAEIPNCSTNGVYLQVPHGNNGRTNCDGRPASHTSNVDVNSTYAQFTDAQMAFTGTVSCPASAAGLLTTNTMAPGRKADLLVYPNPIQSAFTVQLDGFEEDKDVVVYVYDLSLGRELYRRQLDNKRILNLHIGDLKLTAGTYVLKAVSNRQSIVRKLQVVD, from the coding sequence ATGAGAAAAATGCTATTAACAACCGTCTGTATGCTGTTTACTATTTGCCTGTTGGCGCAGAAGACTGTTTACATCCCCACGGAGTTCAGCTCCAGTCCGCTGAATACCTGGTCGTGGAGTAAATCCTACCAGTCGGCCAACTTTGTTGTCTTCTGGGGTAATATAGTAGGCACCAATCCGGCGAATTATTCCGACCCTAACCTGCGCTTCAACCCGCAGTCCATCTGTGATACACTGGAAAAAATCTATGTAAAATTTGTTACACAGCTCCAGTTTTGTTCAGATGCACCCACTAAGAACCTGGGGAAGTATAAGATCATCATCGTTATGAACGATACCTGGGGTAGTGGTGGGCCTGCAGGCTGGGCTTTTGGTGGTACCTACGGCAATACCATTGGCGCCATGTGGGTACATCCCAATGCTGCGCGCGATGGAGCAGTTACCAGCCATGAGCTTACCCATGCGTTGCAGGGCATGATCAAAATACAGGAAAATACCGTGGGTGGCGGCTATACAGGCTGGGAACCTGCCGGCTTCTTCTGGGAGGCCCATGCTAATTACATGCGTACCCAAATGTATCCCCGCTTTGCGGGTGATGATTTCCCGCGGTGGTGGGGTACACAACATTTTCACCTGAGCTCTACCCGTCACCACTATGGAACCTTTAAATGGTTGTACCGTATCCAGGATGTAGAGGGTATTACCATGGTGAACCGCCTGTGGAAAGAGTCGGTGGCCAATGAACATCCGGTGATCACTTACCGCCGCCTGAAAGGATGGAACCAGGCGCAGCTCAATGATTTCATGTATGACTATGCCAAACGGGAAGTGGCCTATGATTACACCAGTAATAACTTTGGCGCCATCATGCGGGCAGAGTACAATCGTATAAAGACCCAGGAGCCGCATTACGTTTGGCGCAGGCATACCATCCTGAAGCAGATCAATGCTTCTACCGGGCGGTACATCGTACCCGACGCTTTTGCTCCGCAGGATTATGGATACAACATTATCCCCTTGCATACTACCTGCAGTAATCGCAATGTAACGGTGAAGTTTAAAGGACATACGGAAGTGAACAGCACCGCCGGCTGGCGTTATGGCTTTGTGGCATTGAACAGCAGCGGTACGGTGTCACGCTACAGTACCTTGAGTTCGGCCAATGAAAGCCAGGTGAGCTTCCAGATGAATGCCGGTGAAACAGAATTGTACTTTGTGGTGGTAGGAGCACCCACTACACATACCTCTTATGTATGGGAGCCCGGCTGGCCAAAGATCAAAAGATATCCGTATGAGTTGCGCATTGCCAATGCTGTTCCGGAAGGCTATCAATCCAATTTCCGGTCGGCTTACAAAACCAATGGGCATACCCATCCCAATGGCGGCGGCTGGGTGGCCAATTCCGTTACAATAGCCTCCACTGCTTATGTAGGACCCAATGCCATTGTACTGGGCTCTTCCAATATCTCCGGCAATGCGCGTATTGAAGGAACGGCCTGGGTGCAAAATGCCACTGTGCAGAACAATGTGATCATCCGCGACAATGCCAATGTATGGGGCGGTAACTATTCCGGTAGTACCGTCATCTCAGAAAATGCCATCATGAACAACTGTACGGTTTCCGGCACTGTGCAGGCAAAAGGCAATGCGATGGAATGGGGCGCCACTTTTGGTAATTCGGTAATCGTAGGCGGCGATGCAGAAATACCCAATTGCAGTACAAACGGGGTGTACCTGCAGGTGCCGCATGGCAACAATGGCCGTACCAATTGTGATGGAAGGCCGGCCAGCCATACCTCCAATGTGGATGTGAACAGTACCTATGCACAGTTTACCGACGCGCAGATGGCCTTTACAGGAACAGTTTCCTGTCCGGCAAGTGCCGCCGGCCTGCTCACTACCAATACAATGGCGCCTGGCAGGAAAGCTGATCTATTGGTATATCCCAATCCCATACAGTCGGCATTCACGGTCCAATTAGATGGATTTGAGGAAGATAAGGACGTGGTGGTGTATGTATACGACCTGTCGCTGGGCAGGGAACTATACCGCCGTCAACTGGATAACAAACGGATACTCAATTTACATATCGGTGACCTGAAACTGACTGCCGGCACCTATGTGCTGAAAGCAGTGAGCAACAGGCAGTCTATTGTCCGTAAATTACAGGTGGTAGACTAA
- a CDS encoding SusC/RagA family TonB-linked outer membrane protein, whose amino-acid sequence MKNCLTAGKSWRIPWLIVCILTSLAASAQQKVNGKVVEKKTGAPMAGVTIKEKGVANSLSTKEDGTFTITLKTPKPVLEISFVGYARQAIAVNGRTSVDIVLEEDSKGMEDVVVIGYQNVQRRKTTAAISTVKGKDIENTPYATFDQMLQGRVAGLNVLSISGEPGANNIVNIRGSSSISNEGNGISTPLYVIDGVVFDVSDSRTSYGNNPLTAINPNDIESIDVLKDASAAAIYGARAANGVIIVKTKRPKAGSRPQIRLSSYVGISTRPAMKPVLTGTAERRQKMDLINKMAAYEQRANMSQWLTDSLNPAFNNNTDFQGLFLQDAIINNVDLNLAAAEEKFAYRLSLNRYYEEGVMIGYNLQRMSPRLYLSVKPYKGIEVATDLYMEFTKSKHGSGTGDRYPFTAWGFPSSFWRVTEQDMKNYQGRNDEVRDDDRTFSVNGNTRLIANITPEILFTSSLSYNVGNVRRDYLRPGTVNPFAPGRSDAIHFASNSRRWELENYLTWTKEIKDHTITTLIGQGMEELTINGTNAEALDIPVSAIKMIQGISPGAGLSASTSFEERARLSLFARVGYDYKGKYGIDGSFRRDASSRYGKNDRWGTFPAISGRWIISDEPFFKPLKSVISFFKVRGSYGVTGRDPGSFYAQYRTLAIDGSYPGSSLGAGSSGRMTTYNGATAVYPNYSASAPARNITWERSPQSNIGIDASFLNDRINMALDYYVKDSKEMVFDVPVALTTGYTTATNNYVDVRNTGIELSLTTNNLSRNSAFKWTTTLNIAFNDNYVLKLPQNNRDFIYGPPWMQRKLTIGRPLFGFSVWDVQGVYASNKDVPVDPLTGDRMRWGSATGNFFGAGDPIRRDLNGDYIIDDLDKVEMGSPQTKMQGGIINTFTWKGLSVQVLCTFISGRNLWNGYLSDKLQDAGSGDNYSYRWGPYSGPSSDFGGLNFWQQVGDVADYPSLFGNNVDKWHIGQSLFVENASFFRVKNVSIGYALPQHLFKGLKVIKGVRVYSILDNLLVLSNATVPDPEAVQPDGYSSGNDYPIPKKFTFGIEVNF is encoded by the coding sequence ATGAAGAACTGTTTGACTGCAGGAAAGTCGTGGCGTATCCCATGGCTCATTGTCTGTATCCTGACATCCCTTGCTGCTTCTGCACAACAAAAAGTAAATGGCAAGGTGGTAGAAAAAAAGACCGGCGCCCCCATGGCTGGTGTTACCATCAAAGAGAAAGGCGTCGCCAATAGTTTGTCTACCAAAGAAGATGGCACCTTCACCATTACACTGAAAACCCCAAAGCCGGTATTGGAAATAAGTTTTGTCGGTTATGCCAGGCAGGCAATAGCGGTAAATGGAAGAACTTCTGTTGACATTGTCCTGGAAGAAGATTCCAAAGGTATGGAAGATGTGGTGGTGATCGGTTACCAGAACGTACAGCGCCGGAAAACTACTGCGGCTATTTCTACGGTAAAAGGCAAGGACATAGAGAATACACCTTATGCCACCTTCGATCAGATGCTGCAGGGAAGGGTGGCCGGTCTCAACGTATTGAGTATTTCCGGGGAGCCGGGCGCTAATAATATTGTTAACATACGGGGTAGTTCCAGCATCAGCAATGAAGGCAATGGCATCAGTACACCCCTGTATGTAATAGATGGAGTTGTATTTGATGTAAGCGATTCCCGCACATCCTACGGCAATAATCCGTTAACAGCCATCAACCCCAATGATATTGAATCCATCGACGTATTGAAAGATGCTTCCGCGGCTGCTATCTACGGAGCACGTGCTGCCAACGGTGTGATCATTGTAAAAACCAAAAGACCCAAAGCCGGCAGCAGGCCGCAAATAAGGCTGTCTTCCTATGTAGGTATCTCTACCAGGCCGGCCATGAAACCCGTACTTACCGGTACGGCCGAAAGGAGGCAGAAAATGGACCTCATCAACAAGATGGCTGCCTATGAACAGCGGGCCAATATGAGCCAGTGGCTTACCGATAGTCTGAATCCTGCTTTTAATAACAATACCGACTTCCAGGGTCTCTTCCTGCAGGATGCTATCATCAACAACGTAGACCTGAACCTGGCAGCAGCAGAAGAAAAATTTGCTTACCGCTTGTCATTGAACAGATACTATGAAGAAGGAGTGATGATCGGGTACAACCTGCAAAGGATGTCGCCCCGTCTCTACCTTTCTGTAAAACCCTACAAAGGCATAGAAGTGGCCACCGACCTGTACATGGAGTTTACCAAATCCAAACATGGTTCCGGTACAGGCGACCGGTATCCTTTCACCGCCTGGGGTTTTCCATCATCTTTCTGGCGGGTGACAGAACAGGATATGAAGAACTACCAGGGAAGAAATGATGAGGTAAGGGATGATGACCGTACATTTTCGGTCAACGGCAACACCAGGCTTATTGCGAATATCACACCGGAAATCCTTTTCACCAGCTCATTGTCTTACAATGTAGGCAACGTACGGAGAGATTACCTGCGGCCTGGTACTGTCAACCCGTTTGCGCCCGGCAGGTCGGATGCCATTCATTTTGCTTCCAATAGTAGGCGCTGGGAATTGGAGAACTACCTCACCTGGACCAAAGAGATCAAAGATCATACGATCACAACACTCATCGGTCAGGGTATGGAAGAATTGACCATTAATGGCACCAATGCCGAAGCATTGGACATACCCGTCAGTGCCATTAAAATGATTCAGGGCATCTCTCCCGGTGCCGGCCTTTCGGCCAGTACCTCGTTTGAAGAAAGGGCGCGCCTCTCCCTCTTCGCCCGTGTAGGATATGATTATAAAGGGAAATATGGCATTGATGGTAGCTTCCGCCGCGATGCTTCCTCACGGTATGGTAAAAATGATCGCTGGGGTACATTCCCGGCCATCTCCGGAAGATGGATCATTTCCGACGAGCCATTCTTTAAACCGCTTAAAAGCGTTATATCCTTTTTCAAAGTGCGGGGTAGTTATGGTGTTACGGGAAGGGATCCCGGCAGCTTCTATGCACAATACAGAACACTGGCCATTGATGGTTCTTATCCCGGGTCTTCACTCGGCGCCGGTTCCTCTGGCCGCATGACAACCTACAATGGCGCTACTGCTGTATATCCCAACTATTCGGCTTCTGCACCGGCACGCAATATCACCTGGGAAAGAAGCCCGCAATCGAATATCGGCATTGATGCAAGCTTCCTGAATGACCGTATCAACATGGCCCTTGATTATTATGTCAAGGACTCAAAAGAAATGGTATTTGATGTGCCGGTAGCGCTTACCACAGGATATACTACAGCTACCAATAACTACGTGGATGTGCGTAATACCGGGATAGAACTTTCGCTCACTACCAACAACCTGTCCCGCAATTCCGCTTTCAAATGGACCACCACCCTCAACATTGCTTTCAATGACAACTATGTACTCAAATTGCCGCAGAACAACCGTGACTTTATCTATGGTCCACCCTGGATGCAACGGAAACTCACTATTGGAAGACCGTTATTTGGCTTCTCTGTATGGGATGTGCAGGGCGTATATGCCAGCAACAAAGATGTTCCGGTTGATCCATTAACCGGCGACAGGATGCGCTGGGGAAGCGCCACCGGTAACTTCTTCGGTGCAGGCGATCCCATACGCAGGGACCTGAATGGAGATTATATCATTGATGACCTGGACAAGGTGGAAATGGGCAGCCCGCAAACAAAGATGCAGGGCGGTATCATCAACACCTTCACCTGGAAAGGGCTCAGTGTACAGGTATTGTGCACCTTCATCAGCGGCAGGAACTTATGGAATGGCTATTTGTCAGATAAACTGCAGGATGCCGGCAGTGGCGATAACTACAGCTATCGCTGGGGCCCTTACTCAGGTCCCTCTTCCGACTTTGGAGGCTTGAACTTTTGGCAGCAGGTAGGTGATGTGGCCGACTATCCCTCACTCTTTGGTAACAACGTAGACAAATGGCATATCGGCCAATCCCTGTTTGTGGAGAATGCCAGCTTTTTCAGGGTCAAAAATGTCAGCATCGGTTATGCATTACCCCAACATTTATTTAAAGGGTTAAAGGTCATCAAAGGTGTACGGGTATATAGCATACTCGATAACCTGCTGGTGCTTTCCAATGCCACCGTGCCCGATCCTGAAGCGGTACAGCCGGATGGCTATTCTTCCGGGAACGATTATCCCATACCAAAGAAATTCACATTTGGTATAGAAGTTAACTTTTAA
- a CDS encoding DUF5007 domain-containing protein — protein MKTLKITGLLCLLCVVFYCCQKVEEGFFSDKIFYRANPFVATQAGVTYSRPLEVDGSTQPIKVKLLSIRNKATGKAADDLLKEREVQVFAGELTAADSTIALLQSKITKKMVKPFNVNEIGGRLEMSQASEFVDIGTYEIDIEVSNMKGSKVINNACEIQLGPKKHYELIGSNATTSDAPPLPEGGFVQVPGGAPVTFERVPTGPDKIIIMFIDMNGVPFNPKAGQVIIRGDRPHFAPMDPFYPEEKTDTALVFQYPITPFPFIRGAFNDFNNYYRIPASANSLGKHINPTFQFRVYSRGTWIIKIKMLTAAKL, from the coding sequence ATGAAAACGCTTAAAATAACCGGTCTGCTGTGTTTGTTGTGTGTGGTATTCTATTGTTGTCAGAAAGTTGAAGAGGGGTTCTTCAGCGATAAGATCTTCTACCGGGCTAATCCCTTTGTGGCCACTCAGGCTGGTGTTACCTATTCAAGACCCCTGGAGGTAGACGGTTCTACGCAACCTATAAAAGTAAAATTGCTCTCGATCAGGAATAAAGCTACCGGCAAAGCTGCTGATGATCTCTTGAAAGAGCGGGAAGTACAGGTGTTTGCCGGTGAATTAACGGCTGCCGATTCCACCATCGCTTTGTTGCAAAGCAAGATCACCAAAAAAATGGTAAAGCCTTTTAACGTCAATGAAATTGGCGGCCGGCTCGAAATGTCGCAGGCTTCTGAATTTGTGGATATAGGTACTTATGAGATAGACATTGAAGTGTCCAACATGAAGGGCAGCAAAGTCATTAACAATGCCTGTGAGATCCAGTTAGGTCCAAAGAAACACTATGAACTCATCGGGTCCAATGCTACTACCTCCGATGCGCCGCCTTTACCGGAGGGCGGATTTGTACAGGTGCCAGGCGGCGCACCTGTTACGTTTGAAAGAGTGCCCACCGGGCCCGATAAGATCATCATCATGTTCATAGACATGAACGGCGTGCCTTTTAACCCCAAAGCAGGGCAGGTGATCATACGCGGTGATCGTCCTCATTTTGCACCCATGGACCCGTTTTACCCGGAAGAAAAGACAGATACCGCACTCGTATTCCAATATCCCATCACGCCATTCCCTTTCATACGTGGCGCGTTTAATGATTTCAATAACTATTACCGGATACCGGCTTCGGCCAATAGCCTGGGCAAGCATATCAATCCTACATTCCAGTTCCGGGTATATTCACGCGGCACCTGGATCATTAAAATAAAAATGCTCACGGCGGCTAAACTATAA
- a CDS encoding RagB/SusD family nutrient uptake outer membrane protein, which translates to MKTHYILFIILIAVTGVSCSKFLDRKPITAPTDENFWSNEDEANNGIAGAYVLLRKALNEGNDRGIAHHAYGDLPTDQFVNTLPGEDWGDIGRINWSLNVPLSSTWRSMMKLRRFDNFYRVIDQANRCIKYIPGIALDKYTSPDAAAAQKRLIGEAYFLRAFTYFYMARIWGDVPLVLETVDDVTQAPPLPRTGEAAILDQCIKDLNTATGGLTWTYASTGDRAVRANRGAAYALLAHIYAWREDYPKCAVAADSVITHGGYTLVNRNDYLGIYKGKSTEGIFEIAQSAVNEGSAGSIAFATLKSPYLATNLGNTAFTLDANALHTLFPSDTDLRVAKGFAFFNTADPVCIKYSNILYTQTNSQGQPSSPIALNNMVVFRLADIMLLRAEALAATAKYGEARTLVETIRTAAGATPLTVTDDKLFEAVIDERGRELFLEGHRFYDLVRLARKTGILKFDGSGTGRMTPEQFQQGKYKWPIDPILISNNPLLQQTGYWKTRM; encoded by the coding sequence ATGAAAACTCATTATATATTATTCATCATACTCATTGCAGTAACCGGTGTATCCTGCAGTAAGTTCCTCGACAGGAAACCCATTACAGCGCCCACCGATGAAAATTTCTGGTCAAATGAAGACGAAGCCAATAATGGTATTGCAGGCGCCTATGTATTATTGCGTAAAGCCCTGAATGAAGGGAACGACAGGGGCATAGCCCACCATGCTTATGGTGATCTGCCAACAGATCAATTTGTGAATACATTGCCGGGCGAAGATTGGGGTGATATCGGCCGTATCAACTGGTCACTGAATGTTCCGCTTTCTTCTACCTGGCGCAGCATGATGAAGCTGCGCCGGTTCGATAACTTTTACAGGGTTATTGATCAGGCTAACCGTTGTATCAAATACATTCCGGGTATAGCCCTGGACAAATATACTTCTCCCGACGCAGCCGCTGCACAGAAGCGCCTCATAGGGGAAGCTTACTTCCTGCGGGCCTTTACCTATTTCTACATGGCAAGGATATGGGGAGATGTTCCCCTGGTACTGGAAACGGTGGATGATGTAACACAGGCGCCGCCATTACCCCGTACAGGTGAGGCAGCGATCCTTGATCAATGCATAAAAGACCTGAATACAGCGACGGGAGGCCTTACCTGGACTTATGCCAGTACGGGCGACCGCGCAGTGCGGGCCAACCGCGGAGCTGCCTATGCATTGCTGGCGCATATCTATGCCTGGCGCGAAGATTATCCAAAATGTGCCGTAGCTGCCGATTCGGTGATCACACATGGTGGCTACACACTGGTGAACAGGAATGATTACCTGGGTATTTATAAAGGGAAATCAACCGAAGGGATCTTTGAAATTGCACAGAGCGCCGTTAATGAAGGCTCTGCAGGCAGTATCGCCTTTGCTACCTTAAAATCACCCTACCTTGCCACCAACCTGGGCAACACGGCATTCACGCTGGATGCCAATGCCCTTCATACACTATTTCCCAGCGATACGGACCTCCGTGTTGCCAAAGGTTTTGCATTCTTCAATACAGCCGATCCTGTCTGTATCAAATATTCCAACATATTGTACACGCAAACCAACTCACAGGGACAACCTTCCTCTCCCATCGCCCTGAATAATATGGTCGTGTTCCGCCTGGCGGATATTATGTTGTTGCGTGCAGAAGCGCTGGCGGCTACCGCCAAATACGGTGAGGCCCGCACCCTGGTAGAAACGATTCGTACTGCTGCCGGAGCCACCCCGCTTACGGTAACCGATGATAAACTCTTTGAGGCGGTCATTGATGAACGGGGCCGCGAGCTCTTCCTGGAAGGGCACCGTTTTTACGACCTGGTACGGCTTGCCAGGAAAACAGGCATCCTCAAATTTGATGGTTCAGGTACCGGGCGCATGACGCCCGAGCAATTCCAGCAGGGGAAATACAAATGGCCCATCGATCCTATCCTCATCAGCAATAATCCCCTGTTACAGCAAACAGGTTATTGGAAAACAAGAATGTAA